The genomic interval CTGTGATACGACATTCGTTATTATTACGGTAACTCCGGTCAATGACGCTCCGGTAGCGAACGAAGATACAGCAACGACTGATGAGAATACTCCGGTGGTAATCGATGTTCCTTCAAACGATACAGATTCGGATGGAAACCTGGATAATACCAGTGTAACGGTTGTAACTCCGCCGTCAAACGGTACGGTAACAATTGACCCTGTAACAGGCGAAGTGACTTACACTCCAAATCCCGGGTTCAACGGAAACGATACCTTGATCTACTCGATTTGTGATACAGGAATGCCGGTATTATGCGATACTGCAATGATTATTATTACAGTGACACCATGTTTATCTGATCCTTCAAAAGATTGTGACGGCGATGGAGTTACGAACGGAAATGAATTAACAGACGGTACTGACCCGAGCGATCCATGTGATTTCACATTGGCGAGCCAAACCCTAACACCAGCTACTGCTTGGAATAATGCAGATTGTGATGGAGACGGCGTAACAAATGGTACGGAAGTAACAGATGGTACAGATCCGAACAATCCGTGTGACCTGACATTAGCAAATCAGACTGTAACGCCAAATACTGCGTGGAATAATGCAGATTGTGACGGAGACGGTGTAACAAATGGCACGGAAGTAACAGATGGTACAGATCCGAACAATCCATGTGACTTAACAGTAGCAAATCAGACCGTAACACCAACTACTGCCTGGAATAACGGCGATTGTGACGGTGACGGAGTAACCAATGGTACGGAAGTAACAGACGGTACTGATCCGAATAACCCTTGTGACTTGACAGTAGCCAATCAGACAGTAACACCAGGAACAATTTGGAACAACGCAGATTGTGACGGTGACGGAGTAACCAATGGTACAGAAGTAACAGACGGCACTGATCCTAATAATCCTTGTGATTTCACATTGGCAAGTCAGACTGTAACACCAAATATTGCTTGGAATAGCGCAGATTGTGACGGTGACGGAGTAACCAATGGTACGGAAGTAACAGATGGCACTGATCCGAACAATCCATGTGACTTAACAGTAGCAAGTCAAACGGTAACACCAGGTACGGCTTGGAATAACGGAGATTGTGACGGAGATGGAGTAATCAATGGTACGGAAGTAACAGATGGTACTGATCCGAACAATCCATGTGACTTTACATCAGCAAGTCAAACAGTGACACCAGGAACAATTTGGAGTAATGCAGATTGTGACGGAGACGGAGTTACAAACGGACAAGAAGTAACGGATGGAACGAATCCTGATAATCCTTGTGATTACACAGGAACAAACGTTACGCTCACACAAGGAGGAGATTGGAATACAGTTGACTGTGACGGCGATGGTGTCATTAACGGCACTGAAGTAACAAACGGTACGAATCCAAACAATCCGTGTGATTTTATCCTGGCAAATCAAACGGTAACGCCTGGAACAGCATGGAACAATGCAGACTGTGATGGTGACGGAATTACGAACGGGGAAGAAGTATCCGCAGGTTCCAATCCGCTTGATTCATGTGATCCGAAAAGCTGTGGTATTACCGTACCGAATGCGTTTACTCCGGATGGAGACGGGATCAATGAAGTATGGGTAATTGAAGGAATTGAAAAATACCCGGAAAACCAATTGATGATTTATAACCGCTGGGGGAACCTGGTATACTCAGCAGACAAGTATTTGAATACTTGGGGCGGTACATCTGACAGTAAGCTGAATGTAGGCGGAGAAGAACTGCCAACAGGAACCTACTTCTATGTATTGGATACAAAAGATGCAGCTGCAGGAGTATTAAAAGGGTATGTATATATCCAGCGTTAAGAATAGAAATTTTTCAAAATTGAAAAAATGAAAACAATAAAGTTTTTAGTAGCTTGTTTCACACTGGTACTTCTTGGAAGTACCAGTGCAAGTGCACAGCAGGATCCTCATTATACACAGTATTTTGACAACATGCTGTTTATTAATCCTGCCTATGCAGGTAGCCGCGGAATGTTAAACCTTACCGGGATTCACAGGGAGCAATGGGTCGGATTTGACGGAAGACCACGCTCTTCTACATTCAGTATGCATTCGCCTTTGTCCTATGAATCGGTAGGATTGGGTTTGACAGCCGTAAACGACAACGTTGGGCCGATGAACCAAACCATGATTTATGCGGATGCTTCTTACACGATTAAATTCAAAAAACACAAGGGAAAACTTGCATTTGGAGTCAAAGGAGGAATTAACCTGATCAATATCGGAAGAGACGGATTAAATTCGGGTAACCCGGATGATCCCAAATTACTGCAAAACATCCGGAACAACGTGAATCCGAACTTTGGAGTGGGGATTTACTACCATACTCCCAAATTTTTCATTGGAATAAGTACGCCGAAAATCCTGGAGAAGAGTTACGATGAGGTCAGTAAGACCAACTTAGAGCGTCGTCACTATTTCGGAACGATAGGAGGAGTTATCGGCCTGGCAAACAAATGGAAACTGAGACCATCCTCATTGGTGAAGATCACGGAGGGTTCTCCTTTGAGTCTCGATTTGACTTTGGCTGCAATCTACAATGAAAAAGTGTGGTTTGGAGCAAATTACCGCTTAATGGCTGCTTTCGGAGCTTTTGTTCAAGTACAGCTTTCTCCCCAGTTTAAAGTTGGAATAGCCAGCGATTTCGGAACTCAGAAATTGAGAAACTACAATGACGGATCATTTGAACTCATGGTATCTTACGATTTCGTCTTCAAAAAAGAAGGTATTCGTTCACCTCGTTATTTCTAATCAACTAAAACACAAACATGAAAACAATCATATTAGCAATTATTTGCAGTGTTTCATTGTCAGTATTTGGGCAATCAGGGAAACTGAAAAAGGCGGACAATTATTTCAACAGGTTATCTTATGCTTATGCTGCCGAATTATACGAAGAATTAATCGGTTCCGAGGTTGACAGCCCCAAACTGAAAAGTAAATTGGCTTACAGTTACCTGAAAATGGATAATTATACCAAATCGGTTGATTATTACAGTAAGATGATCGAATCTTCCGAAGCGAAGCAGGACGATTATTACAATTATGCCTACGTTTTAAAGCAGACAGGAAATTATCCGGAAAGTGATAAGTGGATGAATAAATACAGCCAGTCTGTCACTGCCGACGTAAGAAGCCAATTGTTCCTGTCGAATACAAGCTACAAATCAAAAATCGAGAAAAATCAAGCCTTCTTTTCATTGGAGAACCTGGCTTTGAATACTGCATCAGCTGATTTCGGAGGATATTACAATCCGGCGCAAAACCAGGTGTATTTTATTACAGCAAGAAAGAAAAGAGCATTTGTCAAAAATGAGTGGTCATGGGATTCAAGAAGATTCCTGGATTTATACCACGTTTCCGTTAGTCCTGAAAATAAATTGGGAGATCCGAAACGTGTTTCCAAAGTAAATACCAAATTCCACGAAGGTCCGCTTGCGTTTGCACCCGACGGGAAAACCGTTTATTTCACACGAAATAACATTTCTTCAGGAAGTAAGCGTCGTGACGGACAAAAGATCCAAAACCTGAAGTTATATATTGCAGACCTTGACAGTGAGGGAAAACTGGTAAACGAACAAGAATTTCCTTACAACTCGAAGGATTATTCCGTGGGACATCCCACCATTACTGCTGACGGAAAAACGATGTATCTGGTATCTGATAAACCCGGCGGAATTGGCGGCGCTGATATTTACAAAGTAGCCATTTTAGACAACGGAACATTCGGGGAAATGATCAATTTGGGGAATAAAATCAATACGGAAGGACAGGAAATGTTCCCTTTCATTGATTCCGAAGGACGCTTGTTTTTTTCAACCAATGGTCATCCCGGATTGGGAGGATTAGACGTATTCGCTGCTTTCTTTGATGGAGAAACTATTGGGAAAATCCATAACCTTGGATTACCCATTAACAGCCAGTACGATGATTTTGCATTCAACATGTCAAAGGATTTCAAAACAGGATTTCTTTCTTCCAACCGGGAAGGCGGGAAAGGAGGTGATGATATTTATGCCGTGCAGTTGATTCGCCCGTTCGTGTTTGGAGTAACCATCAAAGGAACTGCGAAAGATAAGAAAGAGGGAATTGTACCTTTTGCAAAAGTGGATCTGAAAGACGATAAAGGAAACGTCCTTGAAACAATCACGGCTGATGAGAACGGAGCTTATGCTTTTGAAGCGGAATATGAGAAAAAGTACGCGTTAGGCGGATCAAAAGCAGATTATTTTGACGGGAAGAATACCGCAAGTACATTTACAGATGAACAAGTAGTCATCGCAGATGTGGTTTTGGAAAAAGATCCCGGACTATCACTTTATGCTTTGATCACAGACAAGAAAACAGGAACGCCTTTGGATAAAGTTCAGGTTTACCTGGTTGACAACATGACGGGACAATCGAAACAAATTGAAACACCTGCGACAGGAGATTTCAGAGAAGCTTTATTTGGTAAGAAATTGAATGACCGCGGAAGTTATAACCTGGTTCTTAAAAAAGAAGGGTATTTCTCCAAAACGGTTACCTATAATACGGTTTTTGACAGACCCGGACAATACGATGTTCAAGGCGTTCTTGACCTGGGAATGGACCCGGAAGTGAAAGACCTTTCTGAAATGATCCAGATTAACCCGATCAATTTCGATTTGAACAAGTTCACAATCCGCCCCGATGCAGCCAAAGAATTGGATAAGATCGTTGAAGTCATGAACAAATATCCTTATTTGGTAGTAGAATTGGGAGCACATACCGATTGTCGTGCTTCAAAAGCTTACAACATGAAGTTATCCGATAACCGTGCAAAAGCGTCCGCTGAGTACATCAAAAAACGAATTACCAATCCTGCGCGCATCTACGGTAAAGGATACGGAGAATCCCGTTTATTGAACGGCTGCGAATGCGAAGGAACAGTCAAATCCGATTGTTCGGAAGAAGAACATCAGAAAAACCGCAGAACAGAATTCAAAGTAATCTCTACTGGAGATGACAAATTAAAAGTAACCAACACCAGTACCGATAGTTTCTGATAATTGACCAACTTTTTTCATAACCAGTGAAAGGGTTAAAAGGAGTGTAACTGTGTAGTACAGTTGCGCTCTTTTTTTGTTGGTAAATTCTAGTTATAACTTTCTCTGTTTACTGATTGATACTGATTTTTTGTGTTGCCGACTAGTGGGATGTTTAAAATGTTAAAACATAGACGCCTTCTGAATCAAGGTTCTCTACTTTAAGTTGATACGTGATTTCTCCAACAAATCACCTTGTTGTAATTTTAAGACATATTATCGTAT from Fluviicola taffensis DSM 16823 carries:
- a CDS encoding PorP/SprF family type IX secretion system membrane protein; protein product: MKTIKFLVACFTLVLLGSTSASAQQDPHYTQYFDNMLFINPAYAGSRGMLNLTGIHREQWVGFDGRPRSSTFSMHSPLSYESVGLGLTAVNDNVGPMNQTMIYADASYTIKFKKHKGKLAFGVKGGINLINIGRDGLNSGNPDDPKLLQNIRNNVNPNFGVGIYYHTPKFFIGISTPKILEKSYDEVSKTNLERRHYFGTIGGVIGLANKWKLRPSSLVKITEGSPLSLDLTLAAIYNEKVWFGANYRLMAAFGAFVQVQLSPQFKVGIASDFGTQKLRNYNDGSFELMVSYDFVFKKEGIRSPRYF
- a CDS encoding OmpA family protein, producing MKTIILAIICSVSLSVFGQSGKLKKADNYFNRLSYAYAAELYEELIGSEVDSPKLKSKLAYSYLKMDNYTKSVDYYSKMIESSEAKQDDYYNYAYVLKQTGNYPESDKWMNKYSQSVTADVRSQLFLSNTSYKSKIEKNQAFFSLENLALNTASADFGGYYNPAQNQVYFITARKKRAFVKNEWSWDSRRFLDLYHVSVSPENKLGDPKRVSKVNTKFHEGPLAFAPDGKTVYFTRNNISSGSKRRDGQKIQNLKLYIADLDSEGKLVNEQEFPYNSKDYSVGHPTITADGKTMYLVSDKPGGIGGADIYKVAILDNGTFGEMINLGNKINTEGQEMFPFIDSEGRLFFSTNGHPGLGGLDVFAAFFDGETIGKIHNLGLPINSQYDDFAFNMSKDFKTGFLSSNREGGKGGDDIYAVQLIRPFVFGVTIKGTAKDKKEGIVPFAKVDLKDDKGNVLETITADENGAYAFEAEYEKKYALGGSKADYFDGKNTASTFTDEQVVIADVVLEKDPGLSLYALITDKKTGTPLDKVQVYLVDNMTGQSKQIETPATGDFREALFGKKLNDRGSYNLVLKKEGYFSKTVTYNTVFDRPGQYDVQGVLDLGMDPEVKDLSEMIQINPINFDLNKFTIRPDAAKELDKIVEVMNKYPYLVVELGAHTDCRASKAYNMKLSDNRAKASAEYIKKRITNPARIYGKGYGESRLLNGCECEGTVKSDCSEEEHQKNRRTEFKVISTGDDKLKVTNTSTDSF